A region of Triplophysa rosa linkage group LG16, Trosa_1v2, whole genome shotgun sequence DNA encodes the following proteins:
- the tap2a gene encoding antigen peptide transporter 2a — protein MELKMQHAKALLLDLSISCVLHYSTNVFLKQESNVPLLFLIWITAAVKWICLRCFLINSWSETTVRNCVAVSCLMCPVYESGLTIFMNAQPENWSGCLPCPGKTIIATAAALIACLFWEASFSDTKSNNESAECAETKQRNRAHFMRVVRYSKPDVLLLTGAFVFLSLAVICDMFIPFYTGKVIDILGEHYQPNSLMSAIFLMGLLSMGSSLSSGLRGGLFMCTLSRLNKRVRLMLFHALVKQEIGFFEDKKTGDLTSRLSTDTRLMSQSVAMNVNILLRSLIKSVGVLYLMVSLSWKLTLLTFIEAPLIAITQKIYNTHYEQLSKDVQDSVARANETAGEAVAGIRTVRSFHMELGEAHRYDDRLIDTHNLKTRRDTVRAVYLLVRRLLSLGIQVLMLCYGRQLIKSGNMSTGNLVSFILYQGNFGDYIRSLVYMYSNMLNSVGAAAKVFEYLDRKPQVSMDGSLQPDTLAGQIHFNNITFFYPTRPDQPALKNFTLELKPGQMTALVGMSGGGKSTCVSLLERFYQPQQGQIQLDGQPIQNYQHKYLHKKVAMVGQEPVLFSGSIRDNIAYGLTDCDQKKVEHAAREANAHEFICKLEKRYDTDVGERGCLLSGGQKQRIAIARALIRQPQVLILDEVTSCLDTESERMVQHALAQRPNHTLLVIAHRLKTIERADKIILIDSGEVVEQGTHQELM, from the exons GTCTATAAGCTGTGTACTGCATTACAGCACAAATGTATTTCTCAAGCAGGAGAGCAATGTGCCTCTCTTGTTTCTTATTTGGATTACAGCTGCTGTGAAGTGGATATGTCTCAGGTGTTTTTTGATCAACAGCTGGAGCGAGACAACCGTGCGTAACTGCGTCGCTGTCTCGTGCCTGATGTGCCCAGTGTATGAAAGCGGACTGACGATCTTCATGAACGCGCAGCCGGAAAATTGGAGCGGGTGTTTGCCTTGCCCAGGAAAAACTATCATTGCTACAGCAGCAGCGCTTATCGCTTGTTTATTTTGGGAAGCCAGTTTTTCGGACACGAAAAGCAACAATGAGAGTGCAGAATGCGCGGAGACGAAACAGCGAAACCGGGCGCACTTCATGCGAGTGGTGCGTTATTCAAAGCCCGATGTGCTCTTACTGACAGGAGCATTTGTGTTTCTTTCGCTTGCTGTTATCT GTGACATGTTTATCCCGTTTTACACGGGAAAGGTAATAGACATCCTGGGTGAACACTACCAACCCAACAGCTTGATGTCAGCAATCTTTCTCATGGGTCTCCTCTCAATGGGCAG TTCGTTGTCCTCTGGGTTGCGTGGAGGTCTCTTCATGTGCACTTTATCCAGACTAAACAAGAGAGTTCGTCTCATGCTTTTTCACGCTTTGGTCAAACAGGAGATTGGATTTTTTGAGGATAAAAAGACAG GGGACTTGACATCACGTTTGTCCACTGACACCAGGCTAATGAGTCAATCAGTGGCGATGAATGTGAACATCCTCCTGCGCAGCTTGATCAAGAGTGTGGGCGTCCTGTATCTGATGGTCAGCCTGTCATGGAAACTCACCCTGCTTACTTTCATCGAAGCTCCACTGATTGCCATTACACAAAAGATTTACAACACACACTATGAG CAATTATCAAAAGACGTTCAGGACTCTGTAGCCAGAGCCAATGAGACAGCAGGAGAGGCAGTGGCAGGGATAAGGACCGTACGCAGTTTCCACATGGAGCTTGGTGAAGCTCATCGATATGATGACCGATTGATTGATACTCACAACCTGAAGACTCGCAGAGACACCGTGAGAGCGGTCTACCTACTGGTGCGACGG ttaCTGTCATTAGGAATTCAAGTTCTGATGCTGTGTTATGGTCGTCAGCTCATCAAATCAGGAAACATGAGTACAGGCAACCTTGTGTCCTTCATTCTGTACCAGGGTAACTTTGGAGATTATATCAGG TCACTTGTCTACATGTACTCCAACATGCTGAATTCTGTGGGGGCAGCCGCCAAAGTTTTTGAATATTTAGACAGAAAGCCACAAGTGAGCATGGATGGAAGTCTTCAGCCTGACACCTTGGCTGGCCAAATTCATTTTAACAACATCACCTTCTTCTACCCAACTCGACCTGATCAACCAGCCCTAAAG AACTTCACTTTGGAGTTAAAGCCAGGTCAGATGACTGCTCTTGTGGGGATGTCAGGTGGAGGAAAGAGCACATGTGTGAGTCTCCTGGAGAGATTTTACCAGCCTCAGCAGGGACAGATTCAGTTAGATGGACAACCAATACAAAACTACCAGCACAAATATCTGCACAAGAAG GTAGCCATGGTGGGTCAGGAACCCGTGCTTTTTTCTGGCTCCATCAGGGACAACATAGCTTACGGGTTGACTGATTGTGATCAGAAAAAGGTGGAGCATGCAGCTAGAGAAGCGAATGCCCATGAATTCATCTGTAAACTAGAAAAAAGATATGACACAG ATGTTGGAGAGCGTGGTTGTCTTCTCTCTGGGGGTCAGAAGCAGCGCATTGCTATCGCCAGAGCTCTGATCAGACAACCTCAGGTCCTCATACTGGATGAGGTCACCAGCTGTCTGGACACTGAGAGTGAACGCATG gTTCAACATGCTCTTGCCCAGCGACCCAACCATACTTTACTGGTGATTGCTCACAGGCTAAAAACAATTGAAAGGGCAGATAAgatcattttgattgacagcggGGAGGTTGTGGAGCAGGGGACCCACCAGGAGCTGATGTAG
- the psmb9a gene encoding proteasome subunit beta type-9, which yields MQGSISDHGTSKGLKMGTTIIAIEFDGGVVLGSDSRVSAGASVVNRVMNKLSPLHDKIYCALSGSAADAQTIAEIVNYQLDVHSVEVGEDPLVRSAATLVKNISYKYKEELSAHLIVGGWDKKEGGQVFATLNGLITRQPFAVGGSGSSYIYGFVDAEYRRRMTRQECQEFVINSLTLAMNRDGSSGGVAYLVTIDSEGVEEKCVLGNELPRFYDRDVVEPAKTEKV from the exons ATGCAAGGGAGTATTTCCGACCATGGCACGTCCAAAGGACTCAAAATGGGA ACGACTATAATTGCTATAGAGTTCGATGGTGGCGTAGTGCTTGGTTCTGACTCCAGAGTTTCCGCAGG AGCTTCTGTGGTAAATCGTGTGATGAACAAGCTCTCCCCCCTTCATGATAAGATCTACTGTGCTCTGTCCGGATCTGCTGCTGATGCTCAGACTATTGCTGAGATAGTAAACTACCAGCTGGATGTGCACAG CGTTGAGGTGGGCGAGGACCCCTTGGTGCGCTCAGCAGCAACCCTAGTTAAAAACATCTCCTACAAATACAAAGAAGAACTTTCCGCTCATCTCATTGTAGGTGGATGGGACAAGAAAGAAGGGGGGCAG GTCTTTGCAACACTTAATGGGTTAATTACCAGACAGCCGTTTGCAGTAGGTGGCTCTGGAAGTTCCTACATTTATGGCTTTGTAGATGCTGAATACAGACGGCGTATGACACGGCAGGAGTGCCAGGAGTTTGTGATCAACA GTCTGACACTCGCAATGAACCGAGATGGTTCCAGTGGGGGTGTGGCCTACCTTGTTACCATTGACAGTGAAGGAGTGGAAGAGAAATGTGTTCTGGGAAATGAGCTCCCAAGATTCTACGACAGAGATGTAGTTGAGCCAGCCAAGACAgaaaaagtgtaa